A DNA window from Aureibaculum sp. 2308TA14-22 contains the following coding sequences:
- a CDS encoding acyl-CoA dehydrogenase family protein — protein MNFEYSEEQKHIAEAAKEFAEKYIRPYIMEWDEAQTFPISLFKKAGEMGFMSVFIPEEYGGSGFGYHEYIAIIEEISKVDPSIGLSVAAHNSLCSGHIYYFGNEAQKKKWLPKLASAEWIGAWGLTEHNTGSDAGGMNTTATKDGDYYVLNGAKNFITHGISGDVAVVIARTGEKGDSHGMSAFVIEKGTKGFTSGKKEDKLGMRASETAELIFDNCRVHKDKLLGNEGDGFIQALKVLDGGRISIGALSLGIAKGSYEASLKYSKERVQFGKPISKFQGISFKLADMATEIEASELLLHKAASLKNAGKSVTTAGAMAKMYASEVCVKAANEAVQIHGGYGYSKEFPVEKFYRDSKLCTIGEGTTEIQKVVIARNILK, from the coding sequence ATGAATTTTGAATATTCTGAAGAACAAAAACATATAGCTGAAGCAGCCAAAGAATTTGCTGAGAAATATATCCGTCCATATATAATGGAATGGGACGAGGCTCAAACCTTTCCTATTTCCCTATTTAAAAAAGCGGGTGAAATGGGCTTTATGAGCGTTTTTATTCCCGAAGAGTACGGTGGGTCAGGTTTTGGCTACCATGAATACATTGCCATAATCGAAGAAATCTCCAAGGTAGATCCTTCTATTGGTTTATCGGTTGCCGCACATAATTCACTGTGCAGTGGCCATATTTATTATTTTGGTAACGAAGCCCAAAAGAAAAAGTGGTTGCCCAAATTAGCTTCAGCCGAATGGATTGGTGCATGGGGACTTACCGAACACAATACAGGCTCTGATGCCGGCGGCATGAACACTACCGCAACCAAAGATGGCGATTATTACGTACTAAACGGAGCAAAAAACTTTATAACACACGGTATTAGCGGAGATGTAGCCGTAGTAATTGCCAGAACTGGCGAAAAAGGAGATAGCCACGGAATGTCAGCCTTTGTTATAGAAAAAGGTACAAAAGGGTTTACATCGGGTAAAAAAGAAGATAAATTAGGTATGCGAGCTTCAGAAACCGCAGAACTTATTTTTGACAATTGTCGTGTACACAAAGACAAATTGTTGGGCAATGAGGGTGATGGATTTATACAGGCCTTAAAAGTGTTGGATGGAGGTAGAATATCAATCGGAGCTTTAAGCTTAGGCATTGCCAAAGGATCTTATGAAGCCTCCTTAAAATACTCAAAAGAACGTGTTCAGTTTGGAAAGCCCATAAGCAAGTTTCAGGGCATTTCTTTTAAATTAGCAGATATGGCCACGGAAATAGAAGCCTCAGAACTCCTGTTACATAAAGCGGCTTCGTTAAAAAATGCAGGAAAAAGTGTTACAACAGCTGGTGCTATGGCAAAAATGTACGCTTCGGAAGTGTGTGTAAAAGCTGCCAATGAAGCGGTTCAAATTCATGGTGGTTATGGTTACAGCAAAGAATTTCCGGTAGAAAAATTTTATAGAGATTCAAAACTTTGTACTATTGGCGAAGGCACCACAGAAATTCAAAAGGTGGTTATTGCGAGGAATATATTGAAATAG
- a CDS encoding ComEA family DNA-binding protein: MKSHFWFNKSQRNGIFFLALIIILLQLIYFFVIPMLGNDTAPNEIEISKIQEKIDSLKQIKIVENEEKSIPKIYPFNPSFITDFKGYQLGMTTEEIDRILKHRADGKFVNSAKEFQEITKISDSLLDVISPYFKFPDWVTNPKKNSKKWENNMFQAQEKSNKPTTKAPEKPVEIRDLNTATAEELQSINGIGEKLSQRIVSYRTKLGGFSINQQLYEVYYLDKEIADKVLAKYKVLSNPTIKKINVNTASFKEVLSIIYIDYELTKKIFEYRDEVAEIQSLEELKKIPDFPLDKFDRIALYLEAR; this comes from the coding sequence ATGAAATCCCATTTCTGGTTTAATAAAAGCCAACGGAATGGGATTTTCTTTTTGGCCTTAATCATTATTCTCTTGCAACTTATTTATTTTTTTGTCATTCCAATGCTTGGAAATGATACTGCTCCCAATGAAATTGAAATCAGTAAAATACAAGAAAAGATTGATTCTTTAAAGCAAATTAAGATAGTAGAGAATGAGGAAAAATCAATTCCAAAAATTTACCCATTCAACCCAAGTTTTATAACCGATTTTAAAGGCTATCAGTTAGGTATGACCACTGAAGAAATCGATAGGATTTTAAAACACAGGGCTGATGGAAAATTTGTAAACTCCGCAAAAGAGTTTCAAGAAATCACAAAAATTTCGGACAGTTTATTGGATGTAATTTCTCCGTATTTTAAATTTCCAGATTGGGTAACAAACCCTAAAAAGAACTCAAAAAAATGGGAGAATAATATGTTTCAGGCTCAAGAAAAAAGTAATAAACCGACAACTAAAGCACCTGAAAAACCAGTTGAAATTCGCGATTTGAACACAGCTACTGCAGAAGAATTACAATCTATTAATGGAATAGGTGAAAAGCTGTCGCAACGTATTGTTAGCTATAGAACCAAGTTAGGCGGATTTTCAATAAACCAACAATTGTACGAAGTGTATTATCTGGATAAAGAAATAGCCGATAAAGTGTTGGCAAAATATAAAGTACTTTCCAACCCAACTATCAAAAAAATAAATGTAAATACCGCCTCTTTCAAAGAAGTACTATCAATCATTTACATTGATTACGAGTTAACAAAAAAGATATTTGAATATCGTGACGAAGTTGCTGAAATTCAATCGTTGGAAGAACTCAAAAAAATACCCGACTTTCCCTTAGATAAATTTGATAGAATAGCGTTATATTTGGAAGCTCGTTAA
- a CDS encoding alanine/glycine:cation symporter family protein, with amino-acid sequence MNKKLLSLLLFLTPIAIFAQEKGLDERINDWFMPKAVWWENLVLTTVPIGEYNVPFVVILLVLGASFFTIYFKFPSITKFPLAINTVRGKYDEIENRGVEKTDMDLVDGDIPNTIRDEGNHGEVSHFQALATAVSGTVGLGNIAGVAVAIALGGPGATFWMIVCGLIGMSTKFVECTLGVKYRDVDADGTVHGGPMYYLSKALKEKKMGGLGKVLGGLFAILCVGASFGGGNAFQSNQATVQLSSLMGLEGGATGFIIGIILAVLVGIVIIGGIKRIASITEKIVPFMAGIYVLAALIIIFANYQYIDDAFGLIFNGAFTPMAGVGGFIGVLIVGFQRAAFSNEAGAGSAAIAHSAVKTNYAASEGVVALLEPFIDTVVICTMTALVIIFFNIDGANMQSVFAYGAVDGSNVILNGTGESLGGVDLTSRAFDAVIPHFSYVLTIAIVLFAFSTMISWSYYGLQSWKYLFGKGKTADIVYKILFLVFVVIGAAATLDAVIKFSDAMILALVFPNMIGLLLLFPRVKEELKKYVGAIKADKAS; translated from the coding sequence GGGAAAATTTGGTTTTAACTACCGTACCCATTGGTGAATACAATGTCCCTTTTGTGGTAATCCTTTTAGTGTTGGGTGCTTCATTTTTTACTATCTATTTTAAATTTCCAAGTATTACTAAATTTCCATTAGCCATTAATACGGTTAGAGGAAAATATGATGAAATTGAAAATAGAGGTGTCGAAAAAACTGACATGGATTTAGTTGACGGTGATATACCAAATACAATTAGAGATGAAGGTAATCATGGAGAGGTTTCGCATTTTCAAGCATTGGCAACAGCTGTTTCTGGTACAGTTGGTTTAGGTAATATAGCTGGTGTTGCAGTAGCAATTGCACTAGGTGGTCCAGGTGCAACTTTCTGGATGATAGTTTGTGGTTTGATAGGAATGTCAACAAAATTTGTGGAGTGTACCCTTGGTGTAAAATATAGAGATGTAGATGCTGATGGAACTGTACACGGTGGACCAATGTATTACTTATCAAAAGCACTTAAAGAAAAGAAAATGGGTGGTTTAGGAAAAGTACTCGGTGGTCTTTTTGCTATCTTATGTGTTGGTGCTTCTTTTGGTGGTGGTAATGCTTTCCAATCTAATCAAGCAACAGTACAACTTTCTTCATTAATGGGACTTGAAGGTGGAGCTACAGGATTTATTATAGGAATTATCTTAGCAGTTCTTGTAGGTATTGTAATTATTGGTGGTATTAAAAGAATTGCTAGTATTACGGAAAAAATTGTTCCCTTTATGGCGGGTATATATGTATTGGCCGCTTTAATTATAATATTTGCTAACTATCAATATATTGATGATGCCTTTGGATTAATTTTTAATGGTGCATTCACACCAATGGCTGGTGTAGGTGGTTTTATTGGAGTACTTATTGTTGGTTTTCAGCGTGCTGCTTTTTCAAATGAAGCTGGTGCTGGTTCTGCAGCGATTGCTCACTCGGCCGTTAAAACTAATTATGCAGCTTCGGAAGGTGTTGTTGCTCTTTTAGAACCTTTTATTGATACTGTTGTTATTTGTACAATGACAGCATTAGTAATTATCTTTTTTAATATTGATGGGGCTAACATGCAAAGTGTTTTTGCCTATGGTGCTGTTGATGGTAGTAATGTAATTTTAAATGGTACGGGTGAAAGCTTAGGGGGTGTTGATTTAACATCTAGAGCTTTTGATGCCGTTATACCTCACTTTTCTTATGTACTAACCATTGCCATTGTATTATTTGCATTTTCTACAATGATATCTTGGTCCTATTACGGATTGCAATCATGGAAGTATCTTTTTGGAAAAGGTAAAACTGCTGATATTGTTTACAAAATATTATTCTTAGTATTTGTTGTTATTGGTGCTGCTGCTACTTTAGATGCCGTTATAAAATTCTCTGATGCAATGATATTAGCTTTAGTTTTTCCAAATATGATTGGACTATTACTGCTGTTCCCTAGAGTAAAAGAAGAATTGAAAAAGTATGTAGGTGCAATAAAAGCTGATAAGGCTAGTTAA